The stretch of DNA TCTTTGAGCTTGTGACGGGTTTCAGAAATAGATGGCGATTCGCGAGTAAACTCGACTCCCACAAACTGCGCAATGCTTACCGGATATACAGGAGCTACCGCAGTTCTCAACGTGCCGGAGTTGCGCGGATGAATGGTATGCCATTCAGTGTGAGTATCGAACCCACCACTGCCTGTAATCTGCGCTGCCCGGAGTGCCCTTCTGGGTTGAGGAGCTTCTCCCGCCCTACGGGAAGTATCGATCAGGCATTCTTCGAGTCATTCATCCGTGATAATCATGCGCATCTGATCAATCTCACATTCTATTTCCAAGGTGAGCCATTCATCCATCCTCGCTTCTTGGATATGGTCGCATATGCGGCATCCCATCAGGTATTCACCTCTACTTCTACCAATGGACATTTCTTGACCGAAAAGATGTGTACGCGGGTGATAGAAAGCGGCTTGGATCGTATGATCATCAGTATCGATGGTGCCGACCAAGAGACCTATGCCTCCTATCGGAAGTCGGGTGAATTGGAAAAGGTCATCGAGGGGACAAAGACCCTGCTCAAGGCTCGAAAGAAGTACGGTAAGGGTCCAGAGGTGCTCTTCCAGTTCTTGGTAGTAGGTCCCAATGAGCATCAGATCAGCGAGATCGAGTCTTTGGGAGAAGAACTCGGAGTGGACCGTGTGATATTCAAAACGGCTCAGATCTATGACTTCGAGCACGGCAGCCCATTGATTCCGAAAGAGGATCGCTACTCACGCTATCGCAAAGGAGCCGATGGTCGGTATCACATCAAGAATCCCTTGGATGATCAATGCTGGAAAATGTGGCACTCCTGTGTCATCACCTGGGATGGAAAAGTAGTCCCCTGCTGTTTTGATAAAGATGCGAGTCATGTCATGGGTGATCTGAAAGAGGATTCACTGGAGACTATCTGGCAAAGCGAGACCTATAACAGATTCCGGAATGCCATACTTCGCTCCCGCAGTGAGATAGATATCTGTAAGAATTGTAGTGAAGGCACCCAGGTCTGGGCAGATTGATCAGCCTTCTTCAGCAAAGTGGCTCAATTGTTCTGCAGACTGATAGCCTTCTCTTCGTCTGAGCTCTTTCCCTCGACTATCCGTGATGATCAAGGTCGGATACTTGTTCACGCGATAGGCCTCGGCCACATCCATTCCTACGAATTGTTCGACATCCACCTTGACTGCAATGAAGGAGGTATTTATATGGAATGAGAAGTCCTTATCCCGGAAACCGTACTTCTCCATCTGCTTACATGGTACACACCAATCGGCATAAAAGTCGATGAAAAGGGGTTTCCCTTCTTTGGCAGCTACGGCCTTTGCCTCTTCAAAGCTCCCTTCGAAGAACTTCACCTGTGACATCATCGTCATGCCACAGATCAGCAAAAGGACCACTACTATCGCTCGGCTCATACCTCTAAGTACGAAAAAAGGTGCTTTCAAGTTGCTTCTTGAAACCACCTTTCTTCTTAAATTCTTGAATGGGTATCAGTATTGTACACCCAGGGTTTGAAGTGTCTCGATATTCAGATTCCCTACTGGAAGTCCATTATCTCGCTGATACTGCATCAGGGCAGCTCGCGTATCCCCTCCGAGTACATTATCTGCACCGGCAGGGCCGATATCGTATCCCGCATCTATAAGCGCTTCCTGGATCTGACGGATGGTATAGCTCGTGACCTTGTTCTCACACAGCACTTCCCTCCAATCAGAGTATTCACCTGCTTTGACCAGTCTCCGCTTTGTGATGGTCTTGAATTCCGGCATGAGCACTCTTTCTTCAACCGTGGCCGGCTTGACCAATACCTTACGCGTGACCGTGGCATACTCGGCCGGCACTTCTTCTTCGCGATAGGTGGCCGGTGTCTTCAAGACCTTGCGCGTTATCGTACGGTACTCAGCTGGCTCATCTACTTCGATCACTGTGGCGGGAGTCTTCACTACGCTCGATGTATAGGTGGTGTAGCGCTCGGGCACTTCTTCATAACAGGCTACAAAGCAATCGTTCGGATCGGCAGACATGCAGTTCTTATCCCTTTTCATCACCCATTTGGTGGTGGGTTCGGAGATCAGCACTTTCTCTGTAGTGGTCTCATAGACCGGAGAGACCGGGACCAACTTCCTGTGGGCTTCTTTTACCAATACCTGCTCGGTCACGGTCTCGTATTCTGCAGGCACAGGCACGAGTCGGGTGCTTGCCTCCTTGACAAGGACTTGCTCGGTCACGGTTTCATAGACCGCTGGTACTGCGATCAATTTCGTTGTGCCCTCTTTGACCAGTACATCTTCTGTCACGGTCTCATACTGGCTAGGGATATAGCATTTTGCGTAGCACTTACCCAGCTCGGCAGTGGGCGGGGTGCCCCCTGAGAATGGATTGTCTTGGGCTGTCAAGGAAATCGAAGCTGTGAGAAGAGCACAGGCAATGGTGAGAAGTCTCATTTCGATGTTTTTTGTTCGGTTATTCAATGTTTGATGGCTGGAAAAACTCACGGGTATGGTGTAGACGTCCGCGTAAGTAGAAGTCACATTCTCCATCAACGGTCCGAAAGTAGAAAAAGTGGGCATCATTCCCACTTTTAGCATTCTCAAGTAATCAACGCTTTATACACTATCAATCCTAGCTCTCCAGCGAGTTCTCAGTGAAACAAAGGGACTTCCAGATGCGTTGAACAAGGGCTATGAAAGCCTTATTCTTGAGTATTCTTCTATTCTGTTTCTCCCCAAGTACTGAAGGGGACGGAAAGGACGAACGTGCTATTCTGACCAAACAGGAGTCTATAGCGGCTGCGAGCTATCTGAAGCATACGGAAAAGGCCATGGTATGGGAGATCAATCTCGTACGTTCCGACCCGCAGGCCTATATCCCCTTTGTTTTAGAAGAAATGACACGGATGAGACGGGATAGTATCGAACTCTCCACCATTCGCAGTGAGAGCATCACCACCCGTGTAGAACAGATCGCTGGGATAGCCCAAGTACGTGTGGATACGGTGTATCGGAATTATTATCAGGATAGAATGCAGGCATTGGCCGAGTTGATCATCGAGCTGGATAGGGCAATCCCGGTCCAAGGACTCGAACCCTCCTTGCCACTATACACTGCGGCTGTCAAACATGGAGATTCGCAATCCGAGACCGGATATATCTCTCACCGGGGTCGGGATGGGGCTTGGCCCTTTGACAGACATGTGAGAGAGCATGGGGGATTGCAGGAAGGAAATGAGAATATCCTTCGATTCAAGGGGAGCCCTCGCGAGATGGTGATCCAGTTATTGATAGACAGTGGGGTGCCTCATCGTGGACATAGGAGAAATATTCTGGACCCGAGATGGAAATATGTCACCTGCCACCATGTCCAGCAACTGGATCAAGGTGAGGTGCAGTGGTGGATACAGGAATTCGCCTATTGATCAGACGGTCATGATATCGGCCTCTTTGGCTTCGACCAATTTCTCGATCTTAGCGTTGTAGGCATTCACGATGTTCTGGACCTCGTCTTGAGCGTCTTTGGACATATCCTCGCTCAGTCCGTCTTTCTCCAGTCTTTTTATCTCATCCATGGCGTCTTTACGAGCAGAGCGCACACTCACTTTGGCATTCTCCCCTTCTGCATGGACCTGTTTCGAGAGATCTTTTCTCCGCTCTTCGGTCAGAACGGGTACAGAGATGATGATCATCTCACCGTTGTTTTGAGGATTCAATCCCAAATTGGCATTGGTGATAGCCGTTGAGATATCCTCAAGTAGGCTCTTTTCCCAAGGTTGCACGACCAGTGTACGGGCATCGGTCGTGTTGACATTGGCCACTTGATTGAGCGGAGTCTCTGTGCCGTAGTAATCCACTTTCACAGGACTGAGCATGCTGGGTGAAGCCTTGCCAGCGCGGATCTTGGTCAATTCCGTCCCCAAATGCTCATACGAGGCCTCCATACTTTCACGGGCCATCGAAAAAATCATATTCAGTTCTTCGTTCATTGCTAGTCTTTTCTGATTTCTACTCAACAAGTGTGCCCACGGCCTCTCCCATCAACACTTTTTTCAGATTGCCGGGTCGGTTCATATCGAAGACCACGATCGGCAGTTTGTTCTCATTGCAGAGGGTGAAGGCAGTCATATCCATGACATTCAAGCCTTTGTCATAGACTTCATTGAAACTCAATCGTTCGAATTTGACCGCCTCGGGATTCTTTTCTGGATCGGAAGAGTATATCCCATCCACGCGGGTTCCTTTCAGTATGACATCGGCATCTATCTCCACAGCACGGAGTGATGCAGCGGTGTCAGTCGTGAAATAGGGATTCCCTGTACCGGCCCCGAATATGACCACCCGTCCTTTCTCCAAATGCCTCACTGCTCTTCTGCGGATGAAGGGTTCTGCGATCTCTTTCATCTCGATGGCCGTTTGCAAGCGTGTCTTGACATCGAGTTTCTCCAAGGCGGCTTGGAGTGCCATACTATTGATCACGGTGGCCAACATACCCATGTAATCTCCTTGGGTGCGTTCCATTCCACCTTCTTCAGCCTGGATGCCTCGGAAGATGTTCCCCCCTCCTACGACCAGACCGAGCTGTACACCGGCCTCATAGACCTCTTTGATCTCCTTGGCGTAGGCTTCCAGTCGTTCATTATCGATCCCAAAGCCTTTCTTCCCCATGAGGGCTTCTCCACTGAGTTTGAGGAGGACTCTTTTATACCGCATCTGCTGAGCTGTCTTTGGGAGTCGAAAATATGGAATTCGTGGATCGAAGGGAGAAGTCCTTTGGGACTTGTTGATAGCTCGCCTCTGAAGTGATGGAAAACAAAAAGCCCGAACCTTACGGTCCGGGCTTCATCACATCTTTAAACTCTCCTTATGAAAGGGAGAATCTCTTGAAGTCAGAGACGGTCAATCCTTTCTCGGTATTGTCCAAGTATTGCTGGATCGTCATCTTACTGTCCTTGATGAAGGCTTGATTGAGAAGGGTAGACTCCTTGAAGAACTTATTCAGTCTTCCTTGAGCAATCTTCTCGGCCATTTCAGCAGGTTTTCCTTCTTGGATGGCCAACTCCTTTCCTACCTCGATCTCCTTCTGGATCACGTCTTCTGGCACTCTGTCCTTGTCCAAGGCAATCGGTGCCATAGCTGCAATCTGCATGGCCACATCCTTGGCTACATCTTCTTTACCAGAAGCGGTCAATCCGACCACAGAGGCCACATTGTTACCCGGGTGATTGTAGGCATAAACCGTCTCAGCGCTCAACTTCTCGTATGCCGAAACATCGATCTTCTCACCGATGACTCCCGTCTGCTCGATGATCTTCTCACCGATAGTCGCAGAATCATCATACTTGATGTTCTTCAATTCCTCTACAGAAGCAGGCATGTTGTTCAGTGCAAGCTCGGCAATCTTATCTGCGAACTTTCCGAAGTCCTCATTCTTAGCTACGAAATCGGTCTCACAGTTCACCACTACGATCACACCGTTCTTAGCATCAGAGGTGGTCTTAGCAAGGACCAAACCTTCGGTAGCATCTCTATCACCTCGCTTTGCAGCCACTTTCTGGCCTTTTTTACGAAGGATATCGACAGCTGCATCGAAATCACCATTGGCTTCTACCAAGGCGTTCTTACAGTCCATCATACCAGCACCTGTCTGCTGTCTCAGTTTATTGACATCAGCTGCAGTAATTCCCATTACTCTATCTATTAAATTGGATTATTTATTCTCTTCTTGAGAGTCAGCAGCTTTTTCGGCCACTTCCTCTTTTTCGGCATTCTCAGCCTTCTCCGCCTTTTCAGCTTCAGCTTTGGCTGCTTCTTCAGCCTTCTGCTTGGCTTCAGCAGCTTTGGTCGCCTCTTTTTCCTTGGAGCGCTCTTCCAGACCTTCTTTGACAGCACCGCATACCACATCCATGATCTTGGCGATGGATTTGGTAGCATCGTCATTGGCCGGGATAGCGAAATCCACCTGTTCGGGATCTGAATTCGTATCCACGATAGCAAAGCTGTTGATGCCCAATTTATTGGCCTCGGCCACTGCGATGTGCTCCTTCATGATATCCACGATGAAGATGGCATGTGGGAGACGATTGAGATCGGAGATGGACCCGAGGTTCTTCTCCAACTTGGCACGAGTACGGGAAAGTTGAAGACGTTCACGCTTGGACATGGTATCCCAGGTCCCATCGGTCTGCATCTTGTCGATGGCAGCCATTTTCTTGACCGCCTTACGGATGGTCGCGAAATTGGTCAACATCCCTCCTGACCATCTCTCGGTCACGTATGGCATGTTTACCTCTTTGGCTTTCTCTGAAACGATCTCTTTTGCTTGCTTCTTGGTAGCTACGAAGAGGATCTTCTTGCCTGAACGGGCGAGATTCTTCATAGCCGCTGAGGCCTGATCCAGTTTGACTATGGTCTTATTGAGGTCGATGATATGGATCCCTTTCTTCTCTGAGAAGATGTATGGAGCCATATTGGGGTTCCACTTGCGCTTGAGGTGTCCGAAATGACAACCTGCTTCAAGTAGTTCGTTGAAATCTGTCTTTGACATGTACTTGTATTTGTTTCACATTCACTAAAAACAACCGATGGATAGTCCTTTGCAGGAATTCCAACTGGTTTGGATACTGAAACCAGCGTTGAACTCGATCAACGCTTGCTGAACTGGAATTTCTTCCTTGCTTTCTTCTGTCCTGGTTTCTTCCTTTCTACCATTCGTGGGTCACGGGTCATGAGTCCATGCTCCTTGAGCTTGGGCTTCAATTCCTCGTTGTACTCCACCAACGCTCTTGCGATGCCCATACGGATGGCTTCTACCTGCCCGGTAGTTCCTCCACCATCTACATTTATGTTGACATCGAATTGCCCTTCGGTCTCGGTGACCGCAAAAGGCTGC from Flavobacteriales bacterium encodes:
- a CDS encoding radical SAM protein, which codes for MNGMPFSVSIEPTTACNLRCPECPSGLRSFSRPTGSIDQAFFESFIRDNHAHLINLTFYFQGEPFIHPRFLDMVAYAASHQVFTSTSTNGHFLTEKMCTRVIESGLDRMIISIDGADQETYASYRKSGELEKVIEGTKTLLKARKKYGKGPEVLFQFLVVGPNEHQISEIESLGEELGVDRVIFKTAQIYDFEHGSPLIPKEDRYSRYRKGADGRYHIKNPLDDQCWKMWHSCVITWDGKVVPCCFDKDASHVMGDLKEDSLETIWQSETYNRFRNAILRSRSEIDICKNCSEGTQVWAD
- the frr gene encoding ribosome recycling factor: MNEELNMIFSMARESMEASYEHLGTELTKIRAGKASPSMLSPVKVDYYGTETPLNQVANVNTTDARTLVVQPWEKSLLEDISTAITNANLGLNPQNNGEMIIISVPVLTEERRKDLSKQVHAEGENAKVSVRSARKDAMDEIKRLEKDGLSEDMSKDAQDEVQNIVNAYNAKIEKLVEAKEADIMTV
- a CDS encoding peptidoglycan-binding protein; this translates as MRLLTIACALLTASISLTAQDNPFSGGTPPTAELGKCYAKCYIPSQYETVTEDVLVKEGTTKLIAVPAVYETVTEQVLVKEASTRLVPVPAEYETVTEQVLVKEAHRKLVPVSPVYETTTEKVLISEPTTKWVMKRDKNCMSADPNDCFVACYEEVPERYTTYTSSVVKTPATVIEVDEPAEYRTITRKVLKTPATYREEEVPAEYATVTRKVLVKPATVEERVLMPEFKTITKRRLVKAGEYSDWREVLCENKVTSYTIRQIQEALIDAGYDIGPAGADNVLGGDTRAALMQYQRDNGLPVGNLNIETLQTLGVQY
- a CDS encoding thioredoxin fold domain-containing protein, whose amino-acid sequence is MSRAIVVVLLLICGMTMMSQVKFFEGSFEEAKAVAAKEGKPLFIDFYADWCVPCKQMEKYGFRDKDFSFHINTSFIAVKVDVEQFVGMDVAEAYRVNKYPTLIITDSRGKELRRREGYQSAEQLSHFAEEG
- a CDS encoding elongation factor Ts, whose amino-acid sequence is MGITAADVNKLRQQTGAGMMDCKNALVEANGDFDAAVDILRKKGQKVAAKRGDRDATEGLVLAKTTSDAKNGVIVVVNCETDFVAKNEDFGKFADKIAELALNNMPASVEELKNIKYDDSATIGEKIIEQTGVIGEKIDVSAYEKLSAETVYAYNHPGNNVASVVGLTASGKEDVAKDVAMQIAAMAPIALDKDRVPEDVIQKEIEVGKELAIQEGKPAEMAEKIAQGRLNKFFKESTLLNQAFIKDSKMTIQQYLDNTEKGLTVSDFKRFSLS
- the rpsB gene encoding 30S ribosomal protein S2, with the translated sequence MSKTDFNELLEAGCHFGHLKRKWNPNMAPYIFSEKKGIHIIDLNKTIVKLDQASAAMKNLARSGKKILFVATKKQAKEIVSEKAKEVNMPYVTERWSGGMLTNFATIRKAVKKMAAIDKMQTDGTWDTMSKRERLQLSRTRAKLEKNLGSISDLNRLPHAIFIVDIMKEHIAVAEANKLGINSFAIVDTNSDPEQVDFAIPANDDATKSIAKIMDVVCGAVKEGLEERSKEKEATKAAEAKQKAEEAAKAEAEKAEKAENAEKEEVAEKAADSQEENK
- the rpsI gene encoding 30S ribosomal protein S9, whose amino-acid sequence is MEVINTIGRRKSSIARVYMTKGKGNLTINEKKSEDYFPIPTQQYKLQQPFAVTETEGQFDVNINVDGGGTTGQVEAIRMGIARALVEYNEELKPKLKEHGLMTRDPRMVERKKPGQKKARKKFQFSKR
- a CDS encoding UMP kinase produces the protein MRYKRVLLKLSGEALMGKKGFGIDNERLEAYAKEIKEVYEAGVQLGLVVGGGNIFRGIQAEEGGMERTQGDYMGMLATVINSMALQAALEKLDVKTRLQTAIEMKEIAEPFIRRRAVRHLEKGRVVIFGAGTGNPYFTTDTAASLRAVEIDADVILKGTRVDGIYSSDPEKNPEAVKFERLSFNEVYDKGLNVMDMTAFTLCNENKLPIVVFDMNRPGNLKKVLMGEAVGTLVE